A part of Pararoseomonas sp. SCSIO 73927 genomic DNA contains:
- the paoC gene encoding aldehyde oxidoreductase molybdenum-binding subunit PaoC codes for MKFETPAGRNPIDQLKVVGRPIDRIDGPRKTTGTAPYAYERHDAVPNQAYGFILGAGIAKGRVTAMDTAAARRAPGVVAVVSTLDMPRLEKGQTNVAALFGGAEVQHYHQAIALVVAETFEAARDAAALIKVEYARAPGRYDLKAEAPRAPLVGGDSEEGSGAPPEDRVGDFDGAFAAAPVKLDETYTTPDESHAAMEPHASIAAWEGEKLTVWTSNQMIAWGKRDLAKTLGLPPERVRIDSPYVGGGFGSKLFVRVDAVLAALGAKAAGRPVKVALTRPLIANNTTHRPATIQRIRLGATRDGRITAIAHESISGNLKGGDPETAVAQTKLLYAGANRLTSMRMAELDLPEGNAMRAPGEAPGMMALEVAIDEMAEKLGMDPVEFRVLNDTQVDPEAPERPFSQRQLVQCLRMGAERFGWATRNQRPGTRREGRWLVGMGVAAGFRNNLLMKSAARVRLDGQGVVTVETDMTDIGTGSYTIIAQTAAEMMGVPVERVVVRLGDSDFPASAGSGGQWGANNATAGVYAACVKLREAVAQKLGFNSADTAFAEGQVRAGNRAVPLGEAAGPAGLSAEDGIEYGDLGKRYQQSTFAGHFVEVGVDALTGETRVRRMLAVCAAGRILNPKSARSQVIGAMTMGVGAALTEALEVDTRHGFFVNHDLAGYEVPVHADIPHQEVIFLDEVDPVSSPMKAKGVGELGICGVGGAVANAIHNATGIRVRDYPITLDKLLERLPEPA; via the coding sequence ATGAAGTTCGAGACCCCCGCCGGCCGGAACCCGATCGACCAGCTCAAGGTCGTCGGCCGCCCGATCGACCGCATCGACGGGCCGCGCAAGACCACGGGCACCGCCCCTTACGCCTATGAGCGCCACGACGCCGTGCCGAACCAGGCCTACGGCTTCATCCTCGGCGCCGGCATCGCCAAGGGCCGCGTCACCGCCATGGACACCGCCGCCGCCCGCCGCGCGCCGGGGGTGGTCGCGGTGGTCAGCACCCTCGACATGCCGAGGCTGGAGAAGGGGCAGACGAACGTCGCCGCCCTCTTCGGCGGTGCGGAAGTGCAGCACTACCACCAGGCGATCGCCCTCGTGGTGGCCGAGACCTTCGAGGCGGCCCGCGACGCCGCGGCGCTGATCAAGGTGGAGTACGCCCGCGCGCCGGGCCGCTACGACCTCAAGGCCGAGGCCCCGCGCGCCCCGCTGGTGGGCGGCGACAGCGAGGAGGGGAGCGGCGCCCCGCCCGAGGACCGCGTCGGCGATTTCGACGGGGCCTTCGCGGCCGCGCCGGTGAAGCTCGACGAGACCTACACCACCCCCGACGAGAGCCACGCGGCGATGGAGCCGCACGCCTCCATCGCGGCCTGGGAGGGCGAGAAGCTCACCGTCTGGACCTCCAACCAGATGATCGCCTGGGGCAAGCGGGACTTGGCGAAGACCCTTGGCCTGCCGCCGGAGCGGGTGCGGATCGACAGCCCCTATGTCGGCGGCGGCTTCGGCTCGAAGCTCTTCGTACGGGTGGATGCCGTGCTGGCGGCGCTCGGCGCGAAGGCCGCCGGGCGGCCGGTGAAGGTGGCCCTCACCCGGCCGCTGATCGCCAACAACACCACGCACCGCCCCGCCACGATCCAGCGCATCCGCCTCGGCGCGACGCGGGACGGCCGGATCACGGCCATCGCGCATGAGAGCATCTCGGGCAACCTGAAGGGCGGCGACCCCGAGACGGCGGTGGCGCAGACGAAGCTGCTCTACGCCGGCGCCAACCGCCTGACCTCCATGCGGATGGCCGAGCTGGACCTGCCCGAGGGCAACGCCATGCGCGCCCCCGGCGAGGCGCCGGGCATGATGGCGCTGGAGGTCGCGATCGACGAGATGGCGGAGAAACTGGGCATGGACCCGGTGGAGTTCCGCGTCCTGAACGACACCCAGGTGGACCCGGAGGCCCCGGAGCGCCCCTTCTCCCAGCGCCAGCTGGTCCAGTGCCTGCGGATGGGCGCGGAGCGCTTCGGCTGGGCCACCCGCAACCAGCGCCCCGGCACGCGGCGGGAGGGTCGCTGGCTGGTCGGCATGGGCGTGGCGGCCGGCTTCCGCAACAACCTGCTGATGAAGTCCGCCGCCCGCGTGCGGCTGGATGGGCAGGGCGTGGTCACGGTCGAGACCGACATGACGGATATCGGCACGGGCAGCTACACCATCATCGCCCAGACGGCCGCCGAGATGATGGGCGTGCCGGTGGAGAGGGTGGTGGTGCGCCTCGGCGATTCCGACTTCCCGGCCTCCGCCGGCTCCGGCGGCCAGTGGGGCGCGAACAACGCCACCGCCGGCGTCTACGCCGCCTGCGTGAAGCTGCGCGAGGCGGTGGCGCAGAAGCTTGGCTTCAACTCGGCCGACACGGCGTTCGCGGAGGGGCAGGTGCGTGCCGGCAACCGGGCCGTGCCGCTGGGCGAGGCGGCCGGGCCGGCCGGACTTTCGGCCGAGGACGGGATCGAGTACGGCGACCTCGGCAAGCGCTACCAGCAATCCACCTTCGCCGGTCACTTCGTGGAGGTGGGCGTGGACGCGCTGACGGGCGAGACCCGTGTGCGCCGCATGCTGGCCGTCTGCGCCGCCGGCCGGATCCTGAACCCCAAATCCGCGCGCAGCCAGGTGATCGGCGCGATGACCATGGGCGTCGGCGCCGCGCTGACGGAGGCGCTGGAGGTGGACACCCGCCACGGCTTCTTCGTGAACCACGACCTGGCCGGCTACGAGGTGCCCGTCCACGCCGACATCCCGCACCAGGAGGTGATCTTCCTGGACGAGGTGGACCCGGTCTCCTCCCCCATGAAGGCCAAGGGCGTGGGCGAGCTCGGCATCTGCGGCGTCGGCGGGGCGGTGGCAAACGCCATCCACAACGCCACCGGCATCCGCGTGCGGGACTACCCCATCACGCTCGACAAGCTTCTCGAGCGCCTGCCGGAGCCGGCCTGA
- a CDS encoding xanthine dehydrogenase family protein subunit M — MRPFTYERARTPAEAAAAASRTPGAKFIAGGTNLLDLMKLQIEVPTHLVDVNGLGLDRIEATPEGGLRIGALVRNTDLAADERVRRDYGVLSRALLAGASGQLRNKATTAGNLLQRTRCPYFYDTAQPCNKRVPGSGCSAIGGVTRALAVIGTSEACIATHPSDMAVAMRALDATVETVKADGTTRRIPMAGFHRLPGDTPHIETALEAGEFITAVTLPPPLGGRHFYRKVRDRASYAFALVSVAAVVQRDGTGRVALGGVAHKPWRVEAAEAELPRGARPATAAILDGARPTHENAFKVKLAERAIAAVLAEARG, encoded by the coding sequence ATGAGGCCCTTCACCTACGAGCGCGCCCGCACGCCTGCCGAGGCGGCAGCGGCGGCCAGCCGCACGCCGGGCGCCAAGTTCATCGCGGGCGGGACGAACCTGCTCGATCTGATGAAGCTGCAGATCGAGGTGCCGACCCACCTGGTGGACGTGAACGGCCTCGGGCTCGATCGGATCGAGGCGACGCCGGAGGGGGGCTTGCGGATCGGCGCCCTGGTGCGGAACACCGACCTGGCGGCGGATGAGCGGGTGCGGCGGGACTACGGCGTGCTCTCCCGCGCGCTGCTGGCAGGCGCCTCCGGGCAGCTGCGCAACAAGGCGACGACGGCGGGCAACCTGCTCCAGCGCACGCGCTGCCCCTACTTCTACGACACCGCCCAGCCCTGCAACAAGCGCGTGCCCGGCTCGGGCTGCTCGGCCATCGGCGGCGTCACCCGCGCGCTCGCTGTGATCGGCACAAGCGAGGCCTGCATCGCCACCCACCCCAGCGACATGGCGGTCGCCATGCGCGCGCTGGACGCGACCGTGGAGACGGTGAAGGCGGACGGCACGACGCGCCGCATCCCCATGGCCGGGTTCCACCGCCTGCCCGGCGACACCCCGCACATCGAGACGGCGCTGGAGGCGGGCGAGTTCATCACCGCCGTCACCCTGCCGCCGCCGCTCGGCGGGCGGCACTTCTACCGCAAGGTGCGCGATCGGGCCTCCTACGCCTTCGCGCTCGTCTCGGTGGCCGCCGTGGTGCAGCGGGACGGCACGGGGCGGGTGGCGCTGGGCGGCGTGGCGCACAAGCCCTGGCGGGTGGAGGCGGCGGAAGCCGAGCTGCCGCGCGGTGCCAGGCCCGCCACGGCGGCGATCCTGGACGGGGCGCGCCCGACCCATGAGAACGCGTTCAAGGTGAAGCTGGCCGAGCGGGCGATCGCCGCCGTGCTGGCCGAGGCGAGGGGCTGA
- the paoA gene encoding aldehyde dehydrogenase iron-sulfur subunit PaoA: MQGKDDLEMSRRGLLAGAATASAGGLAAAPSPAGAATAAPGAPVLSRVSLIVNGQPRSLELDTRTTLLDALRDHMRLTGSKKGCDHGQCGACTVMVGGRRVYSCLTLAVMHEGDEVTTIEGLGQPENLHPMQAAFVKHDGYQCGYCTPGQICASVAMLQEIKDGVPSHVSADLTSAPQVTADEIRERMSGNICRCGAYSNIVDAITEVAGRQA; this comes from the coding sequence ATGCAGGGGAAGGATGACCTCGAGATGTCCCGGCGCGGCCTCCTGGCCGGCGCCGCCACTGCCTCCGCCGGCGGCCTGGCCGCGGCCCCGTCCCCGGCGGGGGCCGCCACCGCCGCGCCCGGCGCCCCGGTCCTGTCCAGGGTCAGCCTGATCGTGAACGGGCAGCCCCGCTCGCTGGAGCTGGACACGCGGACGACGCTGCTGGACGCGCTGCGCGACCACATGCGCCTGACAGGCAGCAAGAAGGGCTGCGACCACGGCCAGTGCGGGGCGTGCACGGTGATGGTGGGCGGGCGGCGGGTCTATTCCTGCCTGACGCTCGCCGTGATGCACGAGGGCGACGAGGTGACGACGATCGAGGGGCTGGGACAGCCGGAGAACCTACACCCCATGCAGGCCGCCTTCGTCAAGCACGACGGCTACCAGTGCGGCTACTGCACGCCGGGCCAGATCTGCGCCTCGGTGGCGATGCTGCAGGAGATCAAGGACGGGGTGCCGAGCCATGTGAGCGCCGACCTGACGTCCGCGCCGCAGGTGACCGCCGACGAGATCCGCGAGCGCATGAGCGGCAACATCTGCCGCTGCGGCGCCTACTCCAACATCGTGGACGCGATCACCGAGGTCGCGGGGAGGCAGGCATGA
- a CDS encoding acetate--CoA ligase family protein: MDQLPRGAAAPASSAMSALLAPRSVAVIGASGDPTRIGGRPIASMLGRGYAGTILPVNPNRDRVQGLVAYPSVADLPMVPDAAIIAVPADSAEATIEALGARGTRAAVLFSAGFAEMGEAGAAAQDRLVAAARRHGMRLLGPNCIGLLNTALGYYGTFSTSLERGYPEAGPIGIASQSGAYGMHLFSMARDAGMGLSVCATTGNEADVNVGDLIGWMADDPQTEVIAAYSEGIRDATSFLAALERARRNRKPVVMMKVGRSEVGSAAAQSHTASIAGDDAVTDAVLSEFGVVRARTTEELLDIARLATRRIYPAGNTLGVLTISGGAGVLISDAAGDAGLPVPPMPEAAQEALRAAIPFCAPRNPVDCTAQVLNDVSLLGYFAEVLVRDGGYGSILCFMTHAAGAPSFAPRMREVLRGVREAYPDRLFVLSALADPPLVREFERDGFAVFPDPSRAVVAIRAMGRFGDAFAAAPPAPPPAPPPVTLPDRTPSEAEAKRILAAAGIEAAPERACATAEEAVAAAEAIGYPVVLKILSPDILHKSEIGGVLLDRADAAAVREGFALLLERAAGAAPGARIEGVLVAKQLSGGVECILGVHRDPVFGPVAMFGLGGIFVEVLRDVSFRRCPFGEAEAEAMIRSIRGAPLLLGARGRPPADIPALARMLSRLSAFAVAAGPRLAGIDLNPVLAMPEGRGAFAADAVIEVAPEIAPGPVEGAA; the protein is encoded by the coding sequence ATGGACCAGCTGCCACGGGGTGCCGCCGCGCCCGCATCGAGCGCCATGTCGGCCCTGCTCGCGCCGCGCTCCGTCGCCGTCATCGGCGCCTCGGGCGACCCGACGCGCATCGGCGGGCGCCCGATCGCCTCCATGCTCGGGCGCGGCTACGCCGGCACGATCCTGCCGGTGAACCCGAACCGCGACAGGGTCCAGGGCCTCGTGGCCTACCCCTCCGTCGCCGACCTGCCGATGGTGCCGGACGCCGCCATCATCGCCGTGCCGGCGGATTCCGCCGAGGCCACGATCGAGGCGCTGGGCGCGCGCGGCACCCGCGCGGCGGTCCTCTTCAGCGCGGGCTTCGCCGAGATGGGCGAGGCCGGGGCGGCGGCCCAGGACCGCCTCGTCGCCGCGGCGCGGCGGCACGGCATGCGCCTGCTCGGCCCGAACTGCATCGGCCTCCTCAACACCGCGCTGGGCTACTACGGCACCTTCAGCACCTCGCTCGAGCGCGGCTATCCCGAGGCCGGCCCGATCGGCATCGCCAGCCAGTCCGGCGCCTACGGCATGCACCTGTTCAGCATGGCGCGGGACGCGGGCATGGGCCTGTCCGTCTGCGCCACCACGGGCAACGAGGCGGACGTCAATGTCGGCGACCTGATCGGCTGGATGGCCGACGACCCGCAAACCGAGGTCATCGCCGCCTATTCCGAGGGCATCCGCGACGCCACCAGCTTCCTCGCGGCGCTGGAGCGGGCGCGGCGGAACCGCAAGCCCGTGGTGATGATGAAGGTGGGGCGGAGCGAGGTGGGCAGTGCCGCCGCGCAGTCGCACACCGCCTCCATCGCCGGCGACGACGCGGTGACGGACGCCGTCCTCTCCGAGTTCGGCGTGGTGCGCGCCCGCACGACGGAGGAGCTGCTGGACATCGCGCGGCTGGCGACGCGCCGGATCTACCCCGCCGGCAACACGCTCGGCGTCCTCACCATCAGCGGCGGCGCCGGCGTGCTCATCTCGGACGCGGCCGGGGATGCGGGCCTGCCCGTGCCCCCCATGCCGGAGGCGGCGCAGGAGGCGCTGCGCGCCGCCATCCCCTTCTGCGCCCCCCGCAATCCCGTGGACTGCACGGCCCAGGTGCTCAACGACGTCTCCCTCCTCGGCTATTTCGCGGAGGTGTTGGTGCGGGATGGGGGCTACGGCTCCATCCTCTGCTTCATGACCCACGCGGCGGGCGCCCCTTCCTTCGCGCCGCGGATGCGCGAGGTCCTGCGCGGGGTGCGGGAGGCCTATCCCGACCGCCTCTTCGTCCTCTCGGCCCTCGCCGATCCCCCGCTGGTGCGGGAGTTCGAGAGGGACGGCTTCGCGGTCTTCCCCGACCCCTCCCGCGCCGTGGTCGCGATCCGGGCCATGGGCCGCTTCGGCGACGCCTTCGCCGCCGCGCCGCCCGCGCCGCCCCCGGCGCCCCCGCCCGTGACGCTGCCCGACCGCACGCCGAGCGAGGCGGAGGCGAAGCGCATCCTGGCGGCGGCGGGGATCGAGGCCGCGCCGGAGCGCGCCTGCGCCACGGCGGAGGAGGCGGTGGCCGCCGCGGAGGCGATCGGCTACCCCGTGGTGCTGAAGATCCTGTCGCCGGACATCCTGCACAAGTCGGAGATCGGCGGTGTGCTGCTGGACCGCGCCGATGCAGCGGCCGTGCGGGAGGGTTTCGCGCTGCTGCTGGAGCGGGCCGCGGGCGCCGCGCCCGGCGCGCGGATCGAGGGCGTGCTCGTCGCGAAGCAGCTCTCCGGCGGGGTGGAATGCATCCTCGGTGTCCACCGCGACCCGGTCTTCGGCCCCGTCGCTATGTTCGGCCTCGGCGGCATCTTCGTGGAGGTGCTGCGCGACGTTTCCTTCCGCCGCTGTCCCTTCGGAGAGGCGGAGGCGGAGGCGATGATCCGCTCCATCCGCGGCGCGCCGCTGCTGCTCGGCGCGCGCGGGCGGCCGCCGGCCGACATTCCCGCCCTGGCCCGCATGCTCTCCCGCCTCTCCGCCTTTGCCGTGGCGGCCGGGCCGCGGCTAGCGGGGATCGACCTGAACCCGGTCCTGGCCATGCCGGAGGGAAGGGGAGCCTTCGCGGCCGATGCGGTGATCGAAGTCGCGCCCGAGATTGCGCCCGGGCCCGTGGAGGGCGCGGCGTGA
- a CDS encoding MaoC/PaaZ C-terminal domain-containing protein, with amino-acid sequence MIDYETLRNFPIPEVRQAVTPHDAVFYALSVGLGQDPMDERQLDYVDAHRKLRALPSMAVVLGHPGFWLANPRTGVDAVRVVHGEQSIALHHPLPVEGEIVATTRVAGLVDKGEGKGALLYSEKMIHDASGRLLAVTGSTTVLRGDGGFGGPAGPVRPPNPAPEGEPDLVVDLPTRPEQALYYRLNGDSNPLHADPAVAARAGFPRPILHGLCTLGVVAHALLRALGGYRADSMRNLSLRFSSPVYPGETVRTEIWRNGTFRATVPERDVVVVSNGAATFA; translated from the coding sequence GTGATCGACTACGAGACCTTGCGGAACTTTCCGATCCCCGAGGTCCGCCAGGCCGTCACGCCCCACGACGCGGTGTTCTACGCCCTCTCGGTCGGGCTCGGGCAGGACCCAATGGACGAGCGGCAGCTGGACTACGTGGACGCCCACCGGAAGCTCCGCGCCCTGCCCTCCATGGCCGTGGTGCTCGGCCATCCCGGCTTCTGGCTCGCCAATCCCCGCACGGGCGTGGACGCGGTGCGCGTGGTGCACGGGGAGCAGTCCATCGCGCTGCACCACCCGCTCCCGGTGGAGGGAGAGATCGTCGCCACCACCCGCGTCGCCGGCCTCGTGGACAAGGGGGAGGGGAAGGGTGCGCTGCTCTACTCCGAGAAGATGATCCACGATGCCAGTGGCCGGCTTCTGGCGGTGACGGGCAGCACCACCGTCCTGCGCGGCGACGGCGGCTTCGGCGGCCCCGCCGGCCCGGTGCGGCCGCCCAACCCGGCGCCGGAGGGCGAGCCGGACCTGGTGGTGGACCTGCCCACCCGGCCGGAGCAGGCGCTGTACTACCGGCTGAACGGCGACAGCAACCCGCTGCACGCGGACCCGGCGGTGGCGGCGCGCGCCGGCTTCCCGCGGCCGATCCTGCACGGCCTCTGCACCCTCGGCGTGGTGGCGCACGCCCTGCTCCGCGCCCTCGGCGGCTACAGGGCGGATTCCATGAGGAACCTGTCCCTGCGCTTCTCCTCCCCGGTCTATCCCGGCGAGACGGTCCGGACGGAGATCTGGCGCAACGGCACCTTCCGCGCCACCGTGCCGGAGCGCGACGTGGTGGTGGTGAGCAACGGCGCGGCCACCTTCGCATGA
- a CDS encoding thiolase domain-containing protein, which yields MSIRGKACIVGAYEHPARKAEDRSTAQLHAEVALGALRDAGLTRADVDGYFCAGDAPGMGPLSMADYLGLDRLRHVDSTDIGGSSYLAHVSHAAQAIALGRCSVALITLAGRPRSEGVATGTAPRAGNPAQPDVQFEYPYGAAIANMYAMCARRHMHEYGTTSEQLAWVKVAASHHAQHNAHAMLRKVVTVEEVLASPLVADPLHRLDCCVISDGGGALVVARPEVARGLKRPVVSVRGAGEAVKHQMGGQIDLTYTGARFSGQRAFEEAGVTPADIRYASIYDSFTITVLMQLEDLGFCEKGAGGRFVQDGNLISGVGRLPFNTDGGGLCNNHPANRGGITKVIEAVRQLRGEAHPAVQVKDCHLALAHGTGGSLGTRHGSATLVLERL from the coding sequence TTGAGCATCCGAGGCAAGGCCTGCATCGTCGGGGCCTACGAGCACCCGGCGCGCAAGGCCGAGGACAGGAGCACCGCGCAGCTGCACGCGGAGGTGGCGCTGGGCGCGCTGCGCGACGCCGGGCTGACCCGGGCCGACGTGGACGGCTACTTCTGCGCCGGCGACGCGCCGGGCATGGGGCCGCTCAGCATGGCCGACTACCTCGGCCTGGACCGGCTGCGCCACGTGGACTCCACCGACATCGGCGGCTCCTCCTACCTCGCGCACGTGTCGCACGCGGCGCAGGCCATCGCGCTGGGCCGGTGCAGCGTCGCGCTCATCACCCTAGCCGGCCGGCCGCGCTCTGAGGGCGTGGCGACCGGCACGGCCCCGCGCGCGGGCAACCCCGCCCAGCCCGACGTGCAGTTCGAGTACCCCTACGGCGCCGCCATCGCGAACATGTACGCCATGTGCGCCAGGCGCCACATGCACGAGTACGGGACGACGAGCGAGCAGCTCGCCTGGGTCAAGGTCGCCGCCTCCCACCACGCGCAGCACAACGCGCACGCGATGCTCCGCAAGGTGGTGACGGTGGAGGAGGTGCTGGCATCGCCCCTGGTGGCGGACCCGCTGCACCGGCTGGACTGCTGCGTGATCTCGGATGGCGGCGGCGCGCTTGTCGTCGCGCGGCCGGAGGTGGCGCGCGGCCTGAAGCGCCCGGTGGTTTCCGTGCGCGGCGCGGGGGAGGCGGTGAAGCACCAGATGGGCGGGCAGATCGACCTGACCTACACGGGCGCCCGCTTCTCCGGCCAGCGGGCCTTCGAGGAGGCGGGCGTCACGCCCGCCGACATCCGCTACGCCAGCATCTACGACAGCTTCACCATCACGGTGCTGATGCAGCTGGAGGATCTCGGCTTCTGCGAGAAGGGGGCGGGCGGCCGCTTCGTGCAGGACGGCAACCTGATCTCCGGCGTCGGCCGCCTGCCCTTCAACACGGATGGCGGCGGGCTGTGCAACAACCACCCCGCCAACCGCGGCGGCATCACCAAGGTGATCGAGGCCGTGCGCCAGCTGCGGGGGGAGGCGCACCCGGCCGTGCAGGTGAAGGACTGCCACCTGGCCCTGGCGCACGGCACGGGCGGCTCGCTCGGCACGCGCCACGGCAGCGCGACCCTGGTGCTGGAGAGGCTGTGA
- a CDS encoding OB-fold domain-containing protein, giving the protein MSETLPPRTPPAPTPDPSTRAFWDAAREGRLLIGRNTRTGRFHYPPRPVCPFDDEGEVELVPAAGTGTIYTYSVMRAKTPYVIAYVELAEGPRIMTNIVDCDPAALRVGQPVRLAFVAAEDGQPIPVFTPA; this is encoded by the coding sequence ATGAGCGAGACCCTTCCCCCGCGCACGCCGCCCGCCCCCACGCCCGATCCCTCCACCCGTGCCTTCTGGGACGCGGCGAGGGAGGGCAGGCTGCTGATCGGCCGCAACACGCGCACAGGCCGGTTCCACTACCCGCCGCGCCCGGTCTGCCCCTTCGACGACGAGGGCGAGGTGGAGCTCGTGCCCGCCGCCGGCACGGGCACGATCTACACCTACAGCGTCATGCGGGCGAAGACGCCCTACGTGATCGCCTATGTCGAGCTCGCCGAGGGCCCGCGGATCATGACCAACATCGTGGACTGCGACCCGGCGGCGCTGCGCGTCGGCCAGCCCGTCCGCCTGGCCTTCGTGGCGGCCGAGGACGGCCAGCCGATCCCCGTTTTCACCCCGGCCTGA
- a CDS encoding SDR family oxidoreductase: protein MSMLEGKVAIVTGAGGGIGREIALAMALAGAKVVVNDIGASLTGLGESSATPGEGTKAIIEQRGGVAVTDTNSVAEWDSAKRIVATAIEAFGRVDIVVNNAGILRDQIFHKMTPEEWRAVIDVHLNGGFYVSRAAAEHFRAQGAGAYVHMTSTSGLVGNFGQANYAAAKLGIVALSKSIALDMQRFGVRSNCIAPFAWSRMTSSIPAETPEQQARVEKLKRMTPEKNAPLAVFLASDAASNVTGQVFAARNNEIFLFSQPRPVRSLHRGEGWTPELIAEQAMPALRAGFLPLDRSPDVFSWDPV from the coding sequence ATGTCGATGCTGGAGGGCAAGGTCGCGATCGTCACCGGCGCCGGCGGCGGGATCGGGCGGGAGATCGCGCTGGCGATGGCGCTGGCCGGGGCGAAGGTCGTGGTGAACGACATCGGCGCCTCCCTGACCGGCCTCGGCGAGAGCTCCGCCACCCCCGGCGAGGGCACGAAGGCCATCATCGAGCAGCGCGGCGGCGTGGCGGTGACGGACACGAACAGCGTGGCCGAGTGGGACAGCGCGAAGCGCATCGTGGCGACCGCGATCGAGGCCTTCGGGCGCGTGGACATCGTGGTGAACAACGCGGGCATCCTGCGCGATCAGATCTTCCACAAGATGACGCCCGAGGAGTGGCGGGCGGTGATCGACGTGCACCTGAACGGGGGCTTCTACGTCTCCCGCGCCGCGGCGGAGCACTTCCGCGCGCAGGGCGCGGGCGCCTATGTCCACATGACCTCCACCTCCGGCCTCGTCGGCAATTTCGGGCAGGCGAACTACGCGGCGGCGAAGCTCGGAATCGTGGCGCTGTCCAAGTCCATCGCGCTGGATATGCAGCGCTTCGGCGTGCGCTCCAACTGCATCGCGCCCTTCGCCTGGAGCCGCATGACGAGTTCCATCCCCGCCGAGACGCCGGAACAGCAGGCGCGGGTGGAGAAGCTGAAGCGCATGACGCCGGAAAAGAACGCGCCGCTCGCCGTCTTCCTCGCGAGCGACGCCGCGAGCAACGTCACGGGCCAGGTCTTCGCCGCGCGGAACAACGAGATCTTCCTGTTCAGCCAGCCGCGCCCTGTGCGAAGCCTGCACCGCGGCGAGGGCTGGACGCCGGAGCTGATCGCGGAGCAGGCCATGCCCGCCCTGCGCGCCGGGTTCCTGCCCCTCGACCGCAGCCCCGACGTCTTCTCCTGGGATCCGGTGTGA
- a CDS encoding tripartite tricarboxylate transporter substrate binding protein: MKSIERRAVLGRTALIATALAAPRVLRAQGGAQGAWRPTQPVRIVVPAAAAGTTDIMGRLLAPVLQERWGQPAVVENRSGAGGTLGAAEVARARADGHTILVSNIGPQAIAYSLFRNLPYRPENFAPVSNMISGPNALMVHPSVPARTVPELVQYMKQKRGGLNYCTSGPGQSGHLACVWFQQLTGTQATAAHFRGAGPAMLALMAGDVEFAVDNLTTAVEQIRAGKVRGLAVTSSARNAQLPDLPAMRETMPELANYDVSTWFGAFLPGGTPEPAVTALNTEIKGMLALPATRQRFAEMGGEPAYGTPAEFAAFVAAETEKWGRVVRQEGLQMDLG, encoded by the coding sequence ATGAAGTCCATCGAGCGTCGCGCCGTTCTCGGGCGCACGGCCCTCATCGCGACCGCCCTCGCCGCCCCGCGGGTTCTGCGGGCGCAAGGGGGAGCGCAAGGGGCTTGGCGGCCCACCCAGCCCGTCCGGATCGTCGTACCCGCGGCGGCGGCGGGCACGACGGACATCATGGGGCGCCTGCTCGCGCCGGTCCTGCAGGAGCGCTGGGGCCAGCCGGCGGTGGTCGAGAACCGCTCAGGTGCCGGCGGCACGCTCGGCGCGGCGGAGGTGGCGCGGGCCCGGGCGGATGGCCACACGATCCTCGTCAGCAACATTGGGCCGCAGGCGATCGCCTACTCCCTGTTCCGGAACCTGCCCTACCGGCCGGAGAACTTCGCGCCCGTCTCCAACATGATCAGCGGGCCGAACGCGCTGATGGTCCACCCCTCGGTCCCCGCCCGCACGGTGCCCGAGCTGGTGCAGTACATGAAGCAGAAGCGGGGCGGGCTGAACTACTGCACCTCCGGCCCCGGCCAGTCCGGGCACCTTGCCTGCGTCTGGTTCCAGCAGCTCACCGGCACCCAGGCCACCGCGGCGCATTTCCGCGGCGCCGGCCCGGCCATGCTCGCGCTCATGGCGGGGGATGTGGAGTTCGCCGTGGACAACCTGACCACCGCGGTGGAGCAGATCCGCGCCGGCAAGGTCCGGGGCCTGGCCGTCACCAGCAGCGCGCGCAACGCCCAACTGCCGGACCTGCCGGCCATGCGCGAGACGATGCCGGAGCTGGCGAACTACGACGTGAGCACCTGGTTCGGCGCCTTCCTGCCGGGCGGCACGCCCGAGCCCGCCGTGACGGCGCTGAACACCGAGATCAAGGGCATGCTGGCCCTGCCCGCGACGCGGCAGCGCTTCGCCGAGATGGGCGGGGAGCCCGCCTACGGCACCCCCGCCGAGTTCGCCGCCTTCGTGGCGGCGGAGACGGAGAAGTGGGGCCGCGTGGTGCGGCAGGAAGGGCTGCAGATGGACCTGGGCTAG